The Pungitius pungitius chromosome 8, fPunPun2.1, whole genome shotgun sequence genome has a window encoding:
- the cep15 gene encoding centrosomal protein 15 kDa isoform X1: protein MSACVLHETGLTEKHEKILGRRAELLQQMEGSGEQLCRRRQVEECEAARRRNSTLVQVIRAACCTVQIKELTVCSLFLQDLQRIEDRLRGTWLPHPHLLALETRYWASVEESLPDWERFFLGKGPPPAPGTGQPPRKTRLPPRPQPRTGRLER from the exons ATGTCTGCGTGTGTACTCCACGAAACGGGTCTGACTGAGAAACATGAGAAAAT TTTAGGGCGGAGAGCGGAGCTCCTGCAGCAGATGGAGGGTTCAGGAGAGCAGCTGTGCAGGCGGCGGCAAGTGGAGGAGTGTGAGGCGGCGCGCCGCAGGAACAGCACCCTGGTGCAGGTAATAAGAGCAGCATGCTGCACAGTGCAGATTAAAGAGCTGACTGTGTGCTCTCTGTTCCTACAGGATTTACAGAGGATAGAAGACCGTCTCAGAGGGACGTGGCTGCCGCACCCACATCTCCTGGCTCTGGAG ACAAGATACTGGGCGTCTGTGGAAGAATCTCTCCCAGACTGGGAGAGATTCTTCCTGGGTAAAGGCCCACCCCCTGCTCCTGGAACAGGACAGCCCCCCAGGAAAACACGCCTGCCACCTCGCCCTCAACCCAGGACGGGTCGATTGGAGCGATGA
- the cep15 gene encoding centrosomal protein 15 kDa isoform X3: MSACVLHETGLTEKHEKILGRRAELLQQMEGSGEQLCRRRQVEECEAARRRNSTLVQDLQRIEDRLRGTWLPHPHLLALETRYWASVEESLPDWERFFLGKGPPPAPGTGQPPRKTRLPPRPQPRTGRLER, translated from the exons ATGTCTGCGTGTGTACTCCACGAAACGGGTCTGACTGAGAAACATGAGAAAAT TTTAGGGCGGAGAGCGGAGCTCCTGCAGCAGATGGAGGGTTCAGGAGAGCAGCTGTGCAGGCGGCGGCAAGTGGAGGAGTGTGAGGCGGCGCGCCGCAGGAACAGCACCCTGGTGCAG GATTTACAGAGGATAGAAGACCGTCTCAGAGGGACGTGGCTGCCGCACCCACATCTCCTGGCTCTGGAG ACAAGATACTGGGCGTCTGTGGAAGAATCTCTCCCAGACTGGGAGAGATTCTTCCTGGGTAAAGGCCCACCCCCTGCTCCTGGAACAGGACAGCCCCCCAGGAAAACACGCCTGCCACCTCGCCCTCAACCCAGGACGGGTCGATTGGAGCGATGA
- the cep15 gene encoding centrosomal protein 15 kDa isoform X2, translating into MRKWRRAELLQQMEGSGEQLCRRRQVEECEAARRRNSTLVQVIRAACCTVQIKELTVCSLFLQDLQRIEDRLRGTWLPHPHLLALETRYWASVEESLPDWERFFLGKGPPPAPGTGQPPRKTRLPPRPQPRTGRLER; encoded by the exons ATGAGAAAAT GGCGGAGAGCGGAGCTCCTGCAGCAGATGGAGGGTTCAGGAGAGCAGCTGTGCAGGCGGCGGCAAGTGGAGGAGTGTGAGGCGGCGCGCCGCAGGAACAGCACCCTGGTGCAGGTAATAAGAGCAGCATGCTGCACAGTGCAGATTAAAGAGCTGACTGTGTGCTCTCTGTTCCTACAGGATTTACAGAGGATAGAAGACCGTCTCAGAGGGACGTGGCTGCCGCACCCACATCTCCTGGCTCTGGAG ACAAGATACTGGGCGTCTGTGGAAGAATCTCTCCCAGACTGGGAGAGATTCTTCCTGGGTAAAGGCCCACCCCCTGCTCCTGGAACAGGACAGCCCCCCAGGAAAACACGCCTGCCACCTCGCCCTCAACCCAGGACGGGTCGATTGGAGCGATGA